The following are encoded in a window of Spea bombifrons isolate aSpeBom1 chromosome 2, aSpeBom1.2.pri, whole genome shotgun sequence genomic DNA:
- the LIG4 gene encoding DNA ligase 4 — MSSTAPANSTSQKSVASNVPFAHLCSTLEKIQRCRNRVDKCNIFRQFVDSWRNFHKELHKNDPGTTDSFYPAMRLILPQLERERMAYGIKETMLAKLYIKVLGLPKDGKDALKLLNYRTPTGSHGDAGDFAAVAYFVLKSRCRKDHTTDLSIQEVNDHLNSIASNNAARKKEPIEKTLLRLITNTTALEQKWLIRMIIKDMKLGFSQQTVFSIFHPDAAELHNVTTDLEKVCMQLHDPSVCLSDVSISLFSAFKPMLAAIANIQHIEKQMNHQSFYIETKLDGERMQMHKDGDVYKYFSRNGFDYTQQFGASPLEGSLTPFVHNVFRINVQNCILDGEMMAYNPHTQTFMQKGNKFDIKRMVEDSELQTCFCVFDILMFNDKKLAHEPLRKRHEILCESFIPVQGRIHIVEKTEAGTKKNVVDALNEAIDNREEGIMVKDPMSMYKPDKRGEGWLKIKPEYVNGLMDELDLLIIGGYWGKGSRGGMMSHFLCAVAEAPPPGEKPSVFHSVCRVGSGYTMKELYDLGLKLASHWKPYRKRDPPVNILCGTEKPEVYIQPCNSVIVQIKAAEIVDSDMYKTGCTLRFPRIEKIREDKDWYECMTLDDLEHFREKASGKLASKHLDINEEPREKKRKTVPKLKKVIGVVSHLKAPDLTNILKESTMFENFEFCVMSGTDEHLKADLETKIASCGGIVVQNPGEDTYCVVAGSINVRVKNIISSDEHDVVRATWLLECFENKAFVPWQPHHMIHMCPSTKEHFASEYDCYGDSYFTDTNISELKDVFKRMPSTKEKIPLDMIADLEHRYSWENTSSSIFRRCIIYVDQFTTINDPSTVISTSSLAIRALQLRVYGAKVIEHIKKGLSHVVVGKDLSRLEEIKILRRGFDKKFKIVSHSWVLDSLNAGMLQEELKYLL, encoded by the coding sequence ATGTCTTCGACAGCTCCCGCAAATTCTACATCCCAAAAATCGGTTGCATCAAATGTACCATTTGCTCATCTGTGCTCTACACTAGAAAAAATCCAAAGATGCAGGAATAGGGTTGATAAGTGCAATATTTTTAGACAGTTTGTTGATTCGTGGAGGAATTTCCATAAAGAACTTCATAAAAATGATCCTGGAACGACAGACTCTTTCTACCCAGCTATGAGACTTATTCTTCCAcagctagagagagagagaatggctTATGGAATCAAAGAAACAATGCTTGCTAAGCTATATATTAAGGTTCTAGGATTGCCAAAAGATGGGAAAGATGCCTTAAAATTGTTAAACTATAGAACACCTACAGGGTCACATGGGGATGCCGGAGATTTTGCTGCAGTCGCTTACTTTGTACTGAAGTCACGATGTAGGAAGGACCATACGACAGATCTATCCATACAAGAagtaaatgatcatttaaactCTATAGCTAGCAACAATGCTGCAAGGAAGAAGGAACCGATAGAGAAAACCTTGCTTCGTTTGATCACCAACACCACTGCTTTGGAACAAAAGTGGCTCATAAGAATGATTATTAAGGATATGAAACTTGGTTTTAGCCAGCAAACAGTATTTTCCATCTTCCATCCGGATGCTGCCGAATTGCATAATGTCACTACTGATCTTGAGAAAGTGTGCATGCAGCTACATGACCCATCTGTTTGTCTCAGCGATGTTTCTATTTCATTGTTTTCTGCTTTCAAGCCAATGCTCGCTGCAATTGCTAATATTCAGCATATAGAAAAGCAAATGAACCACCAGAGTTTTTACATTGAAACAAAGCTTGACGGTGAACGTATGCAGATGCATAAAGATGGAGATGTTTATAAGTACTTCTCCAGGAATGGATTTGATTACACTCAACAGTTCGGCGCATCTCCACTTGAAGGCTCTTTGACTCCGTTTGTTCATAATGTGTTTAGAATAAACGTGCAGAACTGCATTCTAGATGGGGAGATGATGGCTTACAATCCACATACTCAAACATTCATGCAGAAGGGAAACAAATTTGACATAAAGAGAATGGTGGAAGATTCAGAACTACAGACCTGCTTCTGTGTGTTTGATATTTTGATGTTTAATGATAAGAAATTGGCTCATGAACCACTTAGGAAGAGGCATGAGATCCTATGTGAATCCTTTATCCCAGTTCAAGGCAGGATCCATATTGTGGAAAAAACTGAGGCCGGtaccaaaaaaaatgtggtgGATGCGCTTAATGAAGCCATTGATAACAGGGAAGAAGGTATAATGGTTAAAGAcccaatgtctatgtataagccAGACAAACGTGGAGAGGggtggttaaaaataaaacctgaatATGTAAATGGTTTAATGGATGAACTAGACCTTCTGATTATTGGTGGGTACTGGGGCAAGGGTTCACGTGGTGGCATGATGTCCCATTTCTTGTGTGCGGTTGCTGAGGCTCCACCCCCTGGCGAGAAGCCATCTGTTTTCCACTCCGTCTGCCGTGTTGGCTCTGGTTATACAATGAAAGAGTTGTATGACCTTGGGCTGAAGCTTGCATCACACTGGAAGCCCTATCGAAAACGAGATCCTCCTGTCAATATTCTTTGTGGGACCGAAAAACCTGAAGTATATATACAGCCTTGTAACTCTGTTATTGTACAGATAAAGGCAGCTGAGATTGTTGACAGCGATATGTACAAAACGGGCTGTACTCTTCGTTTCCCTCGGATTGAAAAGATTCGAGAAGACAAGGATTGGTACGAGTGTATGACGCTTGATGACTTGGAGCATTTTAGGGAAAAGGCCTCGGGTAAATTGGCTTCAAAACACTTGGATATTAATGAAGAACCGCgggaaaagaaaaggaaaactgTACCCAAGCTTAAAAAAGTAATTGGCGTTGTTTCACATCTGAAAGCACCAGATCTCACTAACATTCTCAAAGAATCCACAATGTTTGAAAATTTCGAATTTTGTGTAATGAGTGGGACAGATGAACATTTAAAAGCTGATTTAGAGACCAAAATTGCTTCTTGTGGAGGTATTGTGGTGCAGAATCCTGGAGAAGACACATATTGTGTTGTTGCTGGATCTATTAATGTTAGAGTGAAAAACATCATCTCTTCCGATGAACATGATGTTGTCAGGGCAACATGGCTGTTGGAGTGCTTTGAAAATAAAGCCTTTGTGCCGTGGCAGCCTCACCACATGATTCACATGTGTCCCTCAACCAAAGAACACTTTGCTTCTGAATATGACTGCTATGGCGATAGTTATTTTACGGACACTAATATATCAGAGCTGAAAGATGTGTTTAAAAGAATGCCCAGCACCAAGGAGAAAATACCCCTAGACATGATTGCTGACTTAGAACATCGTTACTCATGGGAAAACACTTCAAGTAGTATATTTCGTCGGTGTATTATATATGTGGATCAATTTACAACGATAAATGACCCAAGCACTGTAATAAGCACATCTAGCTTAGCTATAAGAGCGCTGCAGCTACGCGTTTATGGAGCAAAAGTAATAGAGCACATTAAAAAAGGGCTGTCGCATGTAGTTGTTGGTAAAGATTTGTCTCGTCTGGaagaaattaaaattttaagaaGAGGCTTtgataaaaaatttaaaattgttTCCCATTCCTGGGTACTGGATTCATTAAACGCGGGAATGCTGCAGGAAGAACTTAAATACTTACTCTAA